GGTCTACCCGATCGTCACTCAGGCGGTTGGCGCAGACGCGCGGGTTATTCCGGCGAAGGATTGGGGGCACGATCTGCCGGCGATGTTGGCCGCAATCGACGCCGACACGCGCGTGGTGTTCATTGCCAACCCGAACAACCCGACCGGCACCTGGTTCGGCGCCGAGGCGCTGGATGAATTTCTCCAGGACGTTCCGGCCCACGTGCTGGTGGTGCTGGATGAGGCTTACATCGAATACGCCGAGGGCAGCGACCTGCCTGATGGCCTCGATTTCCTCGCGGCTTATCCGAATCTGCTGGTTTCGCGCACCTTCTCCAAGGCCTATGGCCTAGCGGCGCTGCGGGTCGGTTATGGCCTGTCGACGCCAGTGGTTGCAGACGTGCTGAACCGCGTGCGCCAACCGTTCAACGTCAACAGCCTGGCCTTGGCCGCTGCATGTGCGGCGTTGCAGGACGCTGACTATCTGGCCGAAAGCCGCCGCTTGAACGAGGCCGGCATGCAGCGACTGCAAGCCGGTTTCCGTGAGCTGGGTCTGGGCTGGATTCCCTCGAAGGGCAACTTTATCTGCGTTGATCTCGGTCGTGTTGCGATGCCGGTATTCGAAGGTTTGCTGCGCGAAGGCGTAATCGTGCGTCCGGTGGCCAATTACGGCATGCCGAACCACTTGCGCATCACCATCGGCACGCCGAGCGAAAACACTCGCTTCCTTGAGGCGCTGACCAAGGTTCTGGCTCGTGGTTGATTTCGTTGCACAGCAATCCGCTGAACCGGTGATCGGTCGCCTGGTGGTGGTCGGTCTGGGTTTGATCGGCGGTTCGTTTGCCAAAGGCTTGCGTGAAAGTGGCGTGTGCCGCGAAGTGGTCGGGGTCGATCTGGATCCGCAGTCGCGCAAACTCGCGGTTGAATTGGGTGTGGTGGATCGCTGCGAAGAAGACTTGGCCACCGCGTGCCAAGGCGCTGACGTGATCCAGCTCGCCGTGCCGATTCTTGCCATGGAGAAAATGCTGGTGCGTTTGGCCAGCATGGACCTGGGGCAAGCGATCCTCACCGATGTCGGCAGCGCCAAAGGCAATGTGGTGCGCGCGGCGACCGAAGCGTTTGGCGGCATGCCGAAGCGTTTCGTGCCCGGTCATCCGATTGCCGGCTCCGAGCAGAGCGGGGTGGAAGCTTCCAACGCCGAGCTGTTCCGTCGGCATAAAGTGATTTTGACGCCGCTGGATCAGACCGATCCGGCAGCGCTGGCGGTGGTCGACCGCTTGTGGCGCGTTTTGGGCGCCGATGTCGAGCACATGCAGGTCGAGCGCCACGACGAAGTGCTGGCGGCGACCAGCCATTTGCCGCACTTGCTGGCGTTCTGTTTGGTCGACTCGCTGGCCAAGCGCAATGAAAATCTTGAGATCTTCCGTTACGCTGCGGGCGGTTTCCGCGATTTCACAAGAATCGCCGGGAGCGACCCGGTCATGTGGCACGACATCTTCCTCGCCAACCGCGAAGCTGTCCTGCGCACACTCGATACATTTCGCAGCGACCTCGACGCCTTGCGCGACGCGGTCGATGCAGGGGATGGGCACCAATTGTTGGGCGTGTTCACACGCGCTCGGGTTGCCCGCGAACATTTCAGTAAAATCCTGGCCCGCCGGGCTTATGTGGACGCTATGAACTCCAACGACCTGATTTTCCTGGGACAACCGGGTGGCCGCCTGACTGGGCGGATTCGCGTACCGGGCGACAAATCGATTTCCCACCGTTCGATCATGCTCGGCTCCCTCGCCGAGGGCACCACCGAAGTGGAAGGTTTTCTCGAGGGCGAAGATGCCCTGGCAACCTTGCAGGCCTTCCGTGACATGGGTGTGGTGATCGAAGGTCCGCACCACGGCCGCGTGACCATTCACGGCGTCGGTCTGCACGGCTTGAAGCCTGCGCCGGGCCCGATTTATCTGGGCAACTCCGGCACTTCGATGCGTCTGTTGTCCGGCCTGCTGGCCGCGCAGAACTTCGACAGCACCCTGACCGGCGACGCCTCGCTGTCCAAGCGCCCGATGAATCGCGTGGCCAATCCGCTGCGCGAGATGGGCGCAGTGATCGAGACCGCCGCTGAAGGTCGTCCACCCATGATCATTCGCGGCGGCAACAAGCTCAAAGGCCTGACCTACACCATGCCGATGGCCAGTGCTCAGGTTAAATCCTGCCTGTTGCTCGCCGGTCTGTACGCCGAGGGCAAGACTACCGTCACCGAGCCTGCACCGACTCGCGACCACACCGAGCGCATGCTGCGCGGCTTTGGCTATCCAGTGAGCGTCGATGGCGCGACGGCATCGGTCGAGTCCGGGCACAAACTGACCGCTACGCACATTGAAGTGCCGGGTGACATCTCGTCGTCGGCGTTCTTCCTTGTTGCTGCGTCGATTGCCGAAGGCTCGGAGCTGGTGCTGGAACACGTCGGGATCAACCCGACCCGCACTGGCGTAATCGATATCCTGCGGCTGATGGGCGCCGACATCACCCTGGAAAATCAGCGTGAAGTCGGCGGCGAACCGGTCGCTGACCTGCGCGTACGAGCAGCTAAACTCAAAGGCATCGAGATTCCCGAAGCGCTGGTGCCACTAGCGATCGACGAGTTCCCGGTACTGTTCGTGGCAGCGGCCTGTGCCGAAGGGCGTACCGTGTTGCGCGGCGCCGAAGAGCTGCGAGTCAAGGAGTCGGACCGAATCCAGGTCATGGCCGATGGCTTGCTGGCACTGGGCGTCAAGTGCGAACCGACTCCGGACGGCATCATCATCGACGGCGGCCTGATCGGCGGCGGCGAAGTGCACGGGCACGGCGATCACCGTATCGCGATGGCCTTCAGCGTTGCTTCCCTGCGCGCTACTGCACCGATCCGCATCCATGACTGTGCCAACGTCGCGACTTCGTTCCCGAATTTCCTTGCGCTGTGCGCACAGGTCGGTATCCGCGTTGCACAAGAGGCTCAGTCGTGAAAATCAAGCCACCGGTCATCACCATCGACGGGCCCAGCGGTTCGGGCAAAGGCACTATTGCCGGGATTCTGGCCAAGCGCCTGGGCTGGTGCCTGCTGGATTCCGGTGCCTTGTATCGCTTGCTGGCCTTCGCTGCGCGTAATCATGGCGTCGACCTGACCAATGAAGAGTCGCTGAAGCTGCTTGCCGCTCATCTGGATGTGCAGTTCATCGGGGCGACGGAAGGTCATCCGCAGCGGATCATCCTTGAAGGCGACGATGTGACCGATGACTTGCGCAACGAGCAAGTCGGCGCATGGGCTTCGCAAGTCGCCGCATTGCCGGCGGTGCGCGACGCCCTGCTGCAGCGCCAGCGCGCGTTCCAGGAAGCACCGGGTCTGGTGGCCGATGGCCGCGACATGGGCACGGTGGTTTTTCCCGAAGCGCCGCTGAAGATTTTCCTCACTGCCAGTGCCGAGGAGCGTGCGCGCCGTCGATACTTGCAGTTGAAGGGCAAAGTCGATGGTGTTAGTCTGTCGAGTCTGCTAGATGAGATACGTGTCCGCGACGAGCGTGACACCCAGCGAGCGGTAGCCCCGCTCAAACCGGCGGCTGACGCCATACAGCTGGATTCCACGGAATTATCCATCGATCAGGTGCTGGAACGCATCATGAGTGAGATCGCCATTCGCGATATCGCCGGGTGACCAAGAAACGGCCCAGGGGACCAGTCATAGTCCTGTGTTGTTTCTTTAAATGAACGTAACCCACGTCGTCTGGGATGTGGAGCTGGGCGTATCCTTCGCCCTTATTCAACAGGAATTAAAATGAGCGAAAGCTTTGCGGAACTCTTTGAAGAAAGCCTAAAAACCCTGAACCTTCAGGCAGGCTCCATCATCACCGGTGTTATCGTTGATATCGATTACCAAGCTCGCTGGGTAACCGTTCACGCTGGCCTGAAGTCTGAAGCACTCATCCCGCTTGAGCAGTTCTACAACGATGCTGGCGAACTGACTATCAACGTCGGTGACGAAGTTCACGTTGCTCTGGACTCGGTTGAAGACGGCTTTGGTGAAACCAAGCTGTCCCGTGAAAAAGCCAAGCGCGCTGAATGCTGGATTGTTCTGGAAGCAGCCTTCGCAGCCGAAGAAGTGGTCAAGGGCGTTATCAACGGTAAGGTTAAAGGCGGCTTCACTGTCGACGTTAACGGCATCCGTGCGTTCCTGCCAGGTTCTCTGGTTGACGTCCGTCCTGTGCGCGACACCACGCACCTGGAAGGCAAAGAGCTGGAATTCAAGGTCATCAAACTCGACCAGAAACGCAACAACGTTGTCGTTTCCCGTCGTAGCGTCCTCGAAGCCGAGAACTCCGCTGAGCGTGAAGCTCTGCTGGAATCCCTGCAGGAAGGTCAACAAGTCAAAGGTATCGTCAAGAACCTCACCGATTACGGCGCATTCGTCGATCTGGGTGGCGTCGATGGCTTGCTGCACATTACCGACATGGCTTGGAAGCGTATCAAGCATCCTTCCGAAATCGTCAACGTTGGCGACGAGATCGATGTCAAGGTTCTGAAGTACGATCGCGAACGCAATCGTGTTTCCCTGGGCCTGAAGCAGCTGGGCGAAGATCCATGGGTTGCTATCAAAGCCCGTTACCCAGAAAGCACTCGCGTTACCGCTCGTGTAACCAACCTGACCGACTACGGCTGCTTCGCTGAGCTGGAAGAAGGCGTTGAAGGCCTGGTACACGTTTCTGAAATGGACTGGACCAACAAGAACATCCACCCTTCGAAAGTCGTACAAGTCGGTGACGAAGTGGAAGTTATGGTTCTGGACATCGACGAAGAGCGTCGTCGTATCTCCCTCGGCATCAAGCAGTGCAAATCTAACCCATGGGAAGATTTCTCTGGCCAGTTCAACAAGGGCGATAAAATCTCCGGCACCATCAAGTCGATCACCGATTTCGGTATCTTCATTGGTCTGGACGGCGGCATCGACGGTCTGGTTCACCTGTCCGACATCTCCTGGAACGAAGTGGGCGAAGAAGCCGTTCGCCGCTTCAAGAAGGGCGATGAGCTGGACACCGTTATCCTGTCGGTTGACCCAGAGCGCGAGCGCATCTCCCTGGGTATCAAGCAACTGGAAAGCGATCCGTTCTCCGAGTACGTTCAAGAGAACGACAAAGGCGCAATCGTTAAAGGCATCGTGAAAGAAGTTGACGCTAAAGGCGCCATCATCACTCTGGCCGACGATATCGAAGCGACTCTGAAAGCCTCCGAAATCAGCCGTGACCGCGTTGAAGACGCGCGCAACGTTCTGAAAGAAGGCCAGGAAGTAGAAGCCAAGATCATCAGCGTTGACCGCAAGAGCCGTGTAATCCAGCTCTCCATCAAGTCGAAAGACGATGCTGAAGAGAAAGAAGCCATCCAAAGCTTGAAAGACAAGCCTTCGGATAGCATCGCTGCTGGTCCTACCACTCTGGGCGACCTGTTGCGTGCACAAATGGAAAAACAGAACTAAGTTCTGTCAGACCATAGAAAAAGGGCGACTTCGGTCGCCCTTTTTTGTGCCTGCGATTTGGTGAGCACAATTGAAACCAACGCCCTCCGCGTGCTGTCTGTTTCTTTAATCGGATCAATCGGTTATTTGCAGCTAGGCTTAAGTCTGCGGCAAACGAGAGTCGGGTAGATTGCTCGGCATAAGGAAGTGGATGAACAAGTTAATCGTCGTAATCGCTATGTTGGCAGTGGCAGGTTGTGCCACTAGCGCCAAGACGCATGCGGTCCACGGAGTCAGTGGCATAGAGATTGATTGTTCAGGGTTGGGTGCGAGTTGGGGGAAGTGCGAAAAACGAGCTGCCAAGGAGTGCAAGCCTGGCGGTTACAAAGTAGTCGCGCGTTCCGATGATGCGAAAGATGAAGATGAGTTTCCCTTCGGCTTCAATCCTGCCGGATATGTCACTCGCACAATGCTGGTTGTCTGCAGGTAGCAAGTGTCCGGAATGTGCGTGCATGCACCGAAAATGAGCATGAATAAGCTGCAAGAGATATGTCAAACCCTGGGCTGTTCAAATTCCTCCGGGCGTGCTAAAACCTTTGAAGCGCTGATCTAGCTGCTTGAAAAAGAAGGGAAAAATATGACGAAGTCGGAGTTGATCGAACGAATTGTCACCCATCAAGGGCTGCTCTCATCCAAGGATGTGGAGCTGGCCATCAAGACCATGCTTGAACAAATGTCCCAATGCCTGGCCACCGGTGATCGTATCGAGATCCGGGGGTTTGGCAGCTTCTCCCTGCACTACCGCGCACCGCGGGTAGGGCGTAATCCGAAAACCGGTCAGTCCGTCAGCCTGGATGGGAAGTTTGTTCCGCATTTCAAGCCGGGAAAGGAGCTGCGGGATCGGGTTAATGAGGATGAGGAAGATTACGGTGACGAGTAGTTGGCGAGATAAGAGTAGCTTCAAGCGGCTCGCGATCACAGGGCTTGTATTGTTAGTAGCGATTGCATGTCTGCTTTTTGTGTTGGAAAACCAGCAACTGGTCGTCGTTTCTTTTTTTGGTTTTTCTTCCCCTCAGCTACAAGTGTCGATTTTGGGCGTTGTCTCGTTCCTGGTCGGTATGGTCGTGGGCGGGTTGATGGTATCTGCTTATGCCTTGAGATCCTGGAGAAGAGGGCGGCAGGCTTCCCGTTGATATTATTGAAATTTTGCTTCTGATAGTCAGTCGGGAGCAGTGATAAGGTATCCTGTGCGCGTTCGTTGTAGGGGATGCTCGGCATGGCTTGGGCTTAAGTTGCCGGGATTTTCGTTGAAGACTCTCAAATGGTCTACATTCATGGAATGAAATGTGACTCTTTAGGTAAAAGGCTACCAATATATGCACGTCGACTCTAACAAAGAAAATGGTCCAGATGGCTTTGAGTTACAGCGGTTTATTCGCGCTATTTTACGTCAAAAGTTAGTTGTCATAGGTTTTACGGTTCTGGGTGCTGTTCTTGCTGCGAGCTATGCATTTCTTGCTACGCCAGTCTACGAGGCGAAGGCATTTGTAGCTCCGCCGAGTCAGAACGATATTGCCAACTTTCATTATGGTCGAATGAGAGAGTCAGAGTTGACACCTTATACTGTTAAGGATGTCTACGATATTTACACGCGGCGTTTGCAGGGAGAGTCGTTGCGCCGAACTTTTTTTTACAAAGTCTATGTGCCAAGTTTGTCTGCGGATGAGCGTAAAAGCTCTCAAGACGTGTTGTATGCGAGATTTTCCCAAGTGCTTCGTGTGGTTCCTCCACTGAAGGAAACCTCTGACAAATACTCGGTTGTCGTACAGACCAATAACCCTCAGCAGGCCAAAGAGTGGGCTGCAGCATACGTTTCCCAGGCCGGTGATCTGGCTAAAAATGAAATGATCAGAAACCTCGCGATTGAATCCCAGGTTCGTGCTCGTAATCTGGAGCAGCAGATAAGTTCCGCCAGAGAGACTAGTCGCAAGGCGAGGGAAGACTCGCTTGTCAAGCTGAGCGAGGCATTGCGGATCGCTAAGGCGATTGGTCTTGAGAAGCCTCCTGCGATTACGGTAAATCAATCTGTTATTGCTGGCGGCGAGTCTGGTCAGCTCACCTATATGCGTGGCTCGAAAGCGCTGAAGGCAGAAATCGAGAATTTGCAGGCTCGTAAATCGGATGACCCGTTTACGGATCGATTGCGTGATCTCCAGGATAAGTACAACTTCTTCTCAGGGTTGAAAACTGATGCTGCGCTGGTTTCTGTCTATCGACAGGACGGGGACGTAGAATTGCCAGATAATCCTATCAAGCCGAATAAAAGGCTGATCCTTATATTGGGTGTTATTTCTGGCCTGATTCTGGGTGTTGCTTTTGTGCTTGTCCGCAGATTTTTCGCTGAGACATCGGAATAACAGGCTTTAGTTTTGTTTTCCCTGTGTGATCTCGAAGCCGTGCCCCTAAAGGTGGGCGCGCGGGTCTTGATTTCTGCTGGGTCGTCCTGGAGGGGGGGGCAGTCCTCGCGTCTGTTTCAGCGCTTTCCGTAGTCGTCAGTTCTAGCTTGTCTCTCGGTGTGCGCACGACGATCCAAATTGTCGGCTGGGTGGGGCAGCGATCACCTTGGCGGTGGAGGGGGCTCGCGATCTGCCCCTGACTGTTGAAAATGATTATGGCTCCCTGCAGAGCTTTCGGTATAATTTCCAGTTTACGCAGCTATGATGCTCGTTTCTGAAGCGCGAGATGTGAAGTAGTTTTACGATCGACTTAATATTGATGAACGGCAAGGGAAAACGATGCTTAAACTCGAAGATGTAAAGTTGGCCATAGTGGGTCTCGGTTATGTGGGCTTGCCGCTGGCGGTTGAGTTTGGCAAAAAAATGCAAGTGGTTGGATTCGATATCAGCCAACGACGAATTGAAGCGCTGAAAGCTGGCCATGACGCTACACTTGAGGTGTCTGACGAAGAATTGCAGTCGGCATCAGGATTAAGTTTTAGCTCCGCGCTGGATGAGTTGTCTGCTTGCAACATATTCATTGTTACTGTACCTACCCCTATTGATGAACATAAAAGACCTGACTTGACACCTTTGATTAAGGCGAGTGAGTCCATTGGTCGGGTTCTGAAAAAGGACGATATCGTTATTTATGAATCAACCGTCTATCCTGGTGCTACTGAGGAAGACTGTGTTCCAGTTCTGGAGAAAGTATCCGGTCTGAAATTCAATGTTGATTTTTTTGCAGGTTATAGCCCAGAGCGGATAAACCCTGGCGATAAAGAGCATCGTGTTACTACCATTAAAAAAGTCACAGCCGGTTCCACCCCAGAAGTCGCCGAACTTGTAGACGCGCTATATAACACAATCATCATTGCCGGTACTCACAAAGCCAAGAGCATCAAGGTTGCCGAGGCGGCGAAGGTTATTGAAAATACGCAGCGCGATTTGAACATCGCGCTCATCAATGAATTGGCATTGATCTTCAATAAAATGGGTATTGATACTGAGGCTGTGTTGGAAGCCGCAGGGACGAAGTGGAACTTTCTGCCGTTCCGTCCAGGGTTGGTAGGTGGGCACTGCATCGGTGTGGACCCTTATTACTTGACTCATAAAGCACAGTCTATTGGTTATCACCCGGAAATCATTTTGGCCGGCCGTCGCCTGAATGACAGTATGGGGGCTTACGTCGTATCGCAACTAGTTAAGGCAATGCTCAAGCGTAAAATTCATGTTGATGGTGCTCGAGTCCTGATCATGGGGCTGACCTTTAAAGAAAACTGCCCGGATCTGCGTAATACGAAAATTATCGACATTGTGAACGAGCTTGCTGAATTCAATATCGTTGTTGACGTCTATGACCCTTGGGTAGACGGAGCGGAGGCAATGCACGAGTACTCCATCACTCCTATCGGCAAGCCACAGGTTAATTCGTACGACGGCATTATCTTGGCGGTGGCGCATAACGAATTTGCCGCAATGGGTGCCGAAAGGATTCGGAGCTTGGGTAAAGCTGAACACGTTCTCTATGACCTCAAGTATCTGCTGGATGCCTCTCAGTCAGATCTGCGTCTTTGAACCTCGGGTTCTGTAAAGACCCTGATTCGTTACTGCTGACTAAAAAT
The window above is part of the Pseudomonas prosekii genome. Proteins encoded here:
- the hisC gene encoding histidinol-phosphate transaminase yields the protein MSGDFLALAQPGVQQLSPYVPGKPVDELARELDIDPANIIKLASNENPLGASPKALAAIRDELAELTRYPDGNGFALKTLLAEQCRVELDQVTLGNGSNDILELVARAYLAPGLNAVFSEHAFAVYPIVTQAVGADARVIPAKDWGHDLPAMLAAIDADTRVVFIANPNNPTGTWFGAEALDEFLQDVPAHVLVVLDEAYIEYAEGSDLPDGLDFLAAYPNLLVSRTFSKAYGLAALRVGYGLSTPVVADVLNRVRQPFNVNSLALAAACAALQDADYLAESRRLNEAGMQRLQAGFRELGLGWIPSKGNFICVDLGRVAMPVFEGLLREGVIVRPVANYGMPNHLRITIGTPSENTRFLEALTKVLARG
- a CDS encoding LPS O-antigen chain length determinant protein WzzB, translated to MHVDSNKENGPDGFELQRFIRAILRQKLVVIGFTVLGAVLAASYAFLATPVYEAKAFVAPPSQNDIANFHYGRMRESELTPYTVKDVYDIYTRRLQGESLRRTFFYKVYVPSLSADERKSSQDVLYARFSQVLRVVPPLKETSDKYSVVVQTNNPQQAKEWAAAYVSQAGDLAKNEMIRNLAIESQVRARNLEQQISSARETSRKAREDSLVKLSEALRIAKAIGLEKPPAITVNQSVIAGGESGQLTYMRGSKALKAEIENLQARKSDDPFTDRLRDLQDKYNFFSGLKTDAALVSVYRQDGDVELPDNPIKPNKRLILILGVISGLILGVAFVLVRRFFAETSE
- the rpsA gene encoding 30S ribosomal protein S1 is translated as MSESFAELFEESLKTLNLQAGSIITGVIVDIDYQARWVTVHAGLKSEALIPLEQFYNDAGELTINVGDEVHVALDSVEDGFGETKLSREKAKRAECWIVLEAAFAAEEVVKGVINGKVKGGFTVDVNGIRAFLPGSLVDVRPVRDTTHLEGKELEFKVIKLDQKRNNVVVSRRSVLEAENSAEREALLESLQEGQQVKGIVKNLTDYGAFVDLGGVDGLLHITDMAWKRIKHPSEIVNVGDEIDVKVLKYDRERNRVSLGLKQLGEDPWVAIKARYPESTRVTARVTNLTDYGCFAELEEGVEGLVHVSEMDWTNKNIHPSKVVQVGDEVEVMVLDIDEERRRISLGIKQCKSNPWEDFSGQFNKGDKISGTIKSITDFGIFIGLDGGIDGLVHLSDISWNEVGEEAVRRFKKGDELDTVILSVDPERERISLGIKQLESDPFSEYVQENDKGAIVKGIVKEVDAKGAIITLADDIEATLKASEISRDRVEDARNVLKEGQEVEAKIISVDRKSRVIQLSIKSKDDAEEKEAIQSLKDKPSDSIAAGPTTLGDLLRAQMEKQN
- the tviB gene encoding Vi polysaccharide biosynthesis UDP-N-acetylglucosamine C-6 dehydrogenase TviB, whose product is MLKLEDVKLAIVGLGYVGLPLAVEFGKKMQVVGFDISQRRIEALKAGHDATLEVSDEELQSASGLSFSSALDELSACNIFIVTVPTPIDEHKRPDLTPLIKASESIGRVLKKDDIVIYESTVYPGATEEDCVPVLEKVSGLKFNVDFFAGYSPERINPGDKEHRVTTIKKVTAGSTPEVAELVDALYNTIIIAGTHKAKSIKVAEAAKVIENTQRDLNIALINELALIFNKMGIDTEAVLEAAGTKWNFLPFRPGLVGGHCIGVDPYYLTHKAQSIGYHPEIILAGRRLNDSMGAYVVSQLVKAMLKRKIHVDGARVLIMGLTFKENCPDLRNTKIIDIVNELAEFNIVVDVYDPWVDGAEAMHEYSITPIGKPQVNSYDGIILAVAHNEFAAMGAERIRSLGKAEHVLYDLKYLLDASQSDLRL
- a CDS encoding lipopolysaccharide assembly protein LapA domain-containing protein; its protein translation is MRKITVTSSWRDKSSFKRLAITGLVLLVAIACLLFVLENQQLVVVSFFGFSSPQLQVSILGVVSFLVGMVVGGLMVSAYALRSWRRGRQASR
- a CDS encoding bifunctional prephenate dehydrogenase/3-phosphoshikimate 1-carboxyvinyltransferase, producing the protein MIGRLVVVGLGLIGGSFAKGLRESGVCREVVGVDLDPQSRKLAVELGVVDRCEEDLATACQGADVIQLAVPILAMEKMLVRLASMDLGQAILTDVGSAKGNVVRAATEAFGGMPKRFVPGHPIAGSEQSGVEASNAELFRRHKVILTPLDQTDPAALAVVDRLWRVLGADVEHMQVERHDEVLAATSHLPHLLAFCLVDSLAKRNENLEIFRYAAGGFRDFTRIAGSDPVMWHDIFLANREAVLRTLDTFRSDLDALRDAVDAGDGHQLLGVFTRARVAREHFSKILARRAYVDAMNSNDLIFLGQPGGRLTGRIRVPGDKSISHRSIMLGSLAEGTTEVEGFLEGEDALATLQAFRDMGVVIEGPHHGRVTIHGVGLHGLKPAPGPIYLGNSGTSMRLLSGLLAAQNFDSTLTGDASLSKRPMNRVANPLREMGAVIETAAEGRPPMIIRGGNKLKGLTYTMPMASAQVKSCLLLAGLYAEGKTTVTEPAPTRDHTERMLRGFGYPVSVDGATASVESGHKLTATHIEVPGDISSSAFFLVAASIAEGSELVLEHVGINPTRTGVIDILRLMGADITLENQREVGGEPVADLRVRAAKLKGIEIPEALVPLAIDEFPVLFVAAACAEGRTVLRGAEELRVKESDRIQVMADGLLALGVKCEPTPDGIIIDGGLIGGGEVHGHGDHRIAMAFSVASLRATAPIRIHDCANVATSFPNFLALCAQVGIRVAQEAQS
- the ihfB gene encoding integration host factor subunit beta, which produces MTKSELIERIVTHQGLLSSKDVELAIKTMLEQMSQCLATGDRIEIRGFGSFSLHYRAPRVGRNPKTGQSVSLDGKFVPHFKPGKELRDRVNEDEEDYGDE
- the cmk gene encoding (d)CMP kinase, which codes for MKIKPPVITIDGPSGSGKGTIAGILAKRLGWCLLDSGALYRLLAFAARNHGVDLTNEESLKLLAAHLDVQFIGATEGHPQRIILEGDDVTDDLRNEQVGAWASQVAALPAVRDALLQRQRAFQEAPGLVADGRDMGTVVFPEAPLKIFLTASAEERARRRYLQLKGKVDGVSLSSLLDEIRVRDERDTQRAVAPLKPAADAIQLDSTELSIDQVLERIMSEIAIRDIAG